A stretch of DNA from Bacteroidales bacterium:
ATGTTGAAATCTTCAAGGGCTTTGTCGTACATCTTTCTGTCGGTGTATATTTTTCCCCGCGACACATAAGCCGTGGTGTTGTCAGGGCTCACCTCAATCAAACGGGAATAATCATTAAAAGCTAGGTCGGTGTATTCCTTGGCACGGGCGTAGTTTCCTTTTTCGGCCAGCAGTTTGGCTTCATCGCGATAAAAATTTCCCCGGTTGCGGTATGCCAGCTCCGACCTGTTGTCAAATTTCAGCAGCTCTGTGTACATGCTTACAGAGTTTTTCCATGTTCCGGCGCGCAGGTGTGTCAAAATACCGAAAAACAAAAGGTAGGCGATAAAAAAAACGAACACCACACCGGATTTAATTTTATTCTTTTCAATAAGCGTATCCGCAAAAACAGCCATCATAAAAAAAATTCCGATACTTGCCATATACATATAACGGTCGGCCATCACCACTTCCCTGACAGAGATAACCTGCAATACCAGCGAAAATAAAATGTTAAAGAAAAAAAACAGCCCCCCGAAAAGAATATATCGTTGTTTCTTTTTTACGGCAATTATCCAAAGAGCTATTATAGCAACAACAATTAAAGGATATAAAAAGTATATGTAGCTTATGTTTTTCAATGAGGGATATGCATAAAACATGGCTAGCTTAACAGGGATGAGCGTTTTAAAAAGATAATTGCAGATAGCATAACATGCATAAATAATTCTTTCAAAAAAACCGAAAGGAGTGGCATTGAATTCATTGAACGAGCGTGCGGCGGCTAATGCAATAAGCCCGCACACTATGGATATAACAAAATAAGGTATTTTTTCGAGCAGCACTTTTTTGCTCAGCAGTTTTCTTCCCAGATAGAGGTCAATCGCAACAACGGCCAGTGACAGGGCAACGGATTGTTCTTTGCATAAAAAAGATAAAACAAACAACAATAACGAAATAACAATAAATTTTTGTTGTGCTGTTCGGACATACCTTATGTACATTATTAATGACAACAGGAAAAAAATGCTGTATCCTGCGGTTTTAAAAACAGCTGCCGACCATGCCACTGCTTCCACCTGTATGGTTGCCAGGCCAAACAGTGCCGCTGTTATTATGGAAATTCTAAAATTTTTTCCCAGTTCGCGTATCAATCTGAATACCAGAAACACAACCGCCAGATGAAGCAAAAGCCCGCTAATGTTAAATAAAAACGGTTTAAACCCTGATATCATGTGCAGCAATCCATATATCATAGTGGGTATTGGAGAATATTGAGCGTAATAAAAACTGCCGAATATTTCAGGGATATTAGAAAAACTGAAATTTTTTACCAGCGGGTGATTGTAAATGTAAAGGTCGTCATCATAATTAATGAATTCTTTGTTAAGAACCGGGAGGTATGCCATGAAAACAGCTATGAGCAAAAGGGCTACCAACAGCATGTGTTGACGGCTTTGGTTTAATGGCTGTTTTACAGGCCTGACAGGCTGTGTTTTATGCTTTTGCCTTTTGGGGTCTGTTTTTTTATGTTTCTTTTGTTTTCCGCCCATAGAAAAAAACACTTTCAGAAAACAAATTTATAGAAATAATTAATTTGAAGCGGAAATAAAAAAGCCGGTCAGACCGGCTTTTTGTGTGACAATAATATTGTTATGCTTTCTTTGTTTTGATACGCATCTGGAAAAACGTACGGTAAACAAAATACAAGGCGATAATAAAAAATACGCTACCAATGATAGTTGCATATTGCCTGAAATTTTCCGAAATGGCTATTTCCATGGCAAGCAGTCCAAACAAGGTGGTGAATTTGATTATCGGGTTTAATGCTACAGAGGAAGTATCTTTAAAAGGGTC
This window harbors:
- a CDS encoding tetratricopeptide repeat protein produces the protein MGGKQKKHKKTDPKRQKHKTQPVRPVKQPLNQSRQHMLLVALLLIAVFMAYLPVLNKEFINYDDDLYIYNHPLVKNFSFSNIPEIFGSFYYAQYSPIPTMIYGLLHMISGFKPFLFNISGLLLHLAVVFLVFRLIRELGKNFRISIITAALFGLATIQVEAVAWSAAVFKTAGYSIFFLLSLIMYIRYVRTAQQKFIVISLLLFVLSFLCKEQSVALSLAVVAIDLYLGRKLLSKKVLLEKIPYFVISIVCGLIALAAARSFNEFNATPFGFFERIIYACYAICNYLFKTLIPVKLAMFYAYPSLKNISYIYFLYPLIVVAIIALWIIAVKKKQRYILFGGLFFFFNILFSLVLQVISVREVVMADRYMYMASIGIFFMMAVFADTLIEKNKIKSGVVFVFFIAYLLFFGILTHLRAGTWKNSVSMYTELLKFDNRSELAYRNRGNFYRDEAKLLAEKGNYARAKEYTDLAFNDYSRLIEVSPDNTTAYVSRGKIYTDRKMYDKALEDFNMAIELGDKDAETYSNRGAAHGFLNKPELSLEDFNTALKINPKSKNALRNRSVTFYNAHEFEKAIADLNTYLELVPDDADSYNLRALCKANIKDYKGALEDFNTAININPKQGLFYQNRAFLYESAGDKTKMIEDLETARRLGIDIPQAYMDKLKK